One genomic region from Phoenix dactylifera cultivar Barhee BC4 unplaced genomic scaffold, palm_55x_up_171113_PBpolish2nd_filt_p 000190F, whole genome shotgun sequence encodes:
- the LOC103721201 gene encoding ethylene-responsive transcription factor LEP-like, whose amino-acid sequence MADLPQVILHRNRRRRSRASTEYLGVRRRPWGRYAAEIRNPYTKERHWLGTFDTAEEAALAYDLSSIAFSGLARARTNFYYPFFAPPSPPPPPPPPPPSPLPEERDDCYFESGFTEDDDSMTIAAILQSFRHSSALSSSSLLY is encoded by the coding sequence ATGGCAGACCTCCCTCAAGTGATCCTTCACCGCAACCGCAGACGGCGTTCTCGAGCATCCACCGAGTACCTTGGGGTCCGCCGTAGGCCATGGGGGCGCTACGCCGCTGAGATCCGGAACCCTTACACCAAGGAGAGGCACTGGCTCGGAACATTCGACACTGCAGAAGAGGCTGCGCTCGCCTATGACCTCTCCTCCATAGCCTTCAGTGGGCTAGCTCGAGCTCGTACCAACTTCTACTATCCTTTCTTCGCTCCTCCctcacctcctcctcccccgcCGCCCCCACCTCCATCACCTCTGCCTGAGGAGAGGGATGATTGCTATTTCGAGTCAGGTTTCACTGAGGATGATGATTCCATGACCATCGCAGCCATCTTACAAAGCTTTCGCCACTCGAgtgctctttcttcctcttctcttctttattag